In Buchnera aphidicola (Aphis nasturtii), the genomic stretch CATTAGATTTAGCGCGTCGTTTAAGAGAATTACCTTTACGTGTTAATCGATTAAAAACAGGAACTCCGCCTAGAATTGATTTAAATACTATTAATTTTAATAATTTACTTGCGCAATATGGAGATACTCCTGTTCCAGTTTTTTCGTTTATAGGAAAAATTTCAAATCATCCTGCTCAAATACCATGCTATATTACACATACAAATGAAAAAACACATCAAATAATACGTGAAAATTTAGATAAAAGCCCAATATATCAAGGTTTAATAACAGGTATAGGACCGCGATATTGTCCTTCTATTGAAGATAAAATTATACGTTTTCCTAACAAGACAGCACATCAGATTTTTTTAGAACCAGAAGGTTTATCTAGTGCTAAGATATACCCTAATGGAATTTCAACTAGTTTGCCGTTAAAAATTCAAGAAAAAATCATTAAATCTATAAAAGGTTTAGAGCAAGCTAAAATTATTGAACCGGGATATGCAATAGAATATGATTTTTTTGATCCTAAAGATTTAGATTTAACTTTAGAAAACAAATGGATTAAAGGATTGTTTTTAGCAGGTCAAATTAATGGTACTACTGGATATGAGGAAGCTGCTTCTCAGGGTCTTTTAGCAGGTTTGAATGCTGGACTGTATGCATTAGATCGGCAACAATGGTTTCCTAGACGTGATCAAGCTTATTTAGGTGTACTTATTGATGATCTTACTACACAAGGCACCAATGAACCATATCGTATTTTTACTTCTCGTGCTGAACATCGGCTGATTTTAAGAGAAGATAACGCGGATATACGTCTTACTGAAATTGGTCGTAAATTTGGATTAGTAGATGATTTTAGATGGTCTTGTTATAATAGTAAATTATTTAATATTAATTCTGAAATAAAACATTTGAAAACAACAAAATTATATCCTAAGTCTTCTCATGCTGTAATGTTAAAGAATTGTTTTGATATTTTATTAACTAAAGAAATAAATGTTTTTAATTTGTTTAAACGACCAGAAATAACATATAAAAATTTATCTGATTTGAATATTTTTTATTCAAAAACGTCTGATCTATCAGTTATGAATCATATAGAAAATGAAATAAAATATGAAGGTTATATTAAACGACAGTTAAAAGAAATTAATAAACATTTAAAAAATGAAAATACTTTTTTACCATTGCAATATGATTATAAACAAGTAAAAGGTTTATCACATGAAGCGATTTCTAAGTTAAATGATTATAAACCAGTTTCTATTGGTCAAGCATCTCGTATTTCTGGTATTACACCCGCATCTATATCTGTTCTATTAATCCATTTGAAAAAAGAAGCTTATAAAAAAAAACTTGTTTTATAAAATATTTACTGTCTAATTTAAAATGTAATATAATTAGATTAAAATATAAATTTTTAATTAATGTTTAAATTATTTTTCATTTTTTAAATAATATATATTTTAGGTATTGTAGTAAAATTTTTTAAATGTTTATGTTTTTATATTAAATTTAATATAAAATAGATGAGAAAAAATTATGTTTTTAGAGCCAATATCTAATCCTCAAAAATATATTAGTCATCATTTGCATCATTTACAAATAGATTTATCTAGTTTCAAAATTGTTCAATCTGAAATTGTTTCTTCTCATTTTTGGATTTTAAATGTTGATTCAATAATATTTTCTTTTATATTAGGGTGTATTTTTATAAGTATTTTTTACATAGTAGCAAAAAAAATTACAACTGGTGTTCCAAATAAATTACAAGCTTGTGTTGAAATAATTTTCGATTTTATATCATCTAATATAAAAGGTATGTTTCAAAGTGACAACATACTTATAGCACCGTTATCACTAACAATTTTTATATGGGTTTTTTTAATGAATCTAATGGATTTGATTCCGATTGATTTTTTACCATTATTTTTTGAAACTTTATTTCAATTACCGGCTATGCGTATTGTTCCGTCTGCTGATGTAAACATTACTTTATCAATGTCATTAGCAGTTTTTGTTTTAATTTTATTTTATAGTATAAAAATTAAAGGATATATTGGTTTTTTTAAAGAACTAACTTTACAACCTTTTAATCATCCTGTATTTTTTATTTTTAATTTTTTATTAGAATTTATTTCTTTACTATCTAAACCTATTTCTTTAGGATTAAGACTTTTTGGCAATATGTATTCTGGTGAAATGATTTTTATCTTAATTGCAAGTTTACTTCCATGGTGGTCGCAGTGCTTTTTAAATGTTCCATGGGCTATTTTTCATGTTTTAATAATTTTTTTACAAGCTTTTATTTTTATGGTTTTGACAATTGTTTATTTATCAATAGCTTCGCAATCTCATTAAGATAAAATTTAACTATAATCCTATTAAAAGCCGGGGTTTATAATGAATAATTTAAATGCTGATATGTTATATATAGCAGTAGCTATTATGATTGGATTAGCTGCAATTGGTGCTGCAATTGGTATTGGTATTTTAGGTGGAAAATTTTTAGAAGGAGCGGCAAGACAGCCTGATTTAATTCCTTTGTTAAGAACACAATTTTTTGTTGTAATGGGATTAGTTGATGCAATTCCCATGATTGCTGTAGGTTTAGGTTTATATATGCTTTTTGCTATTTCTTAAATTTTTATTTTTAAAAGAATAGTTTTTATTTTAAATAATTATCAAAATCTTTACGTTTTTGAATGGCGTAAAGATTAATTTAACATAGGGCGTATGATTGTGAATCTTAATGCAACAATTTTTGGACAAGCAATTTCATTTATTTTATTTGTCTGGTTTTGTATGAAGTATATATGGCCTCCTATTATGTTAGCTATAGAAACAAGACAAAAAAAAATTGAAGATACTTTAATTTCTTCAAAAAAAATTGAAGAAGAATATTTATTGATACAAAAAAAAACGAATCAAATGATTAAAGATAGTAGAAAAAAAGCTTCTTTTATTGTAAATGAAGCTAATCAACAAAAATTATTAATTTTAGAAGAAGCAAGAAATAAAGCTATTCAAGAAACTAAAAAAATTTTTTTAAATAGTAAGTTAGAGATTAATATGCAAGTTATAAATGCTCGTCAAAAATTAAAAAAAGAAATTATAGATTTGTCTATCTTAATGGCTGAGAAAATCATTAAAAAAAATATGCAGGGAGATAAAGATAAATTTTTTATTAATAATATAGTTGCTTCTTTATCAAAGATAAAAAATCAATATAGGTAATATTTAATGTCATTAGACACTATTGCTAGACCTTATGCTAAAGCTATTTTTGAAACAGCAATAAAAAGCAATTCAATAATAAAATGGAAAAAAATATTAATTTTAATTAATCAAATAATTTCATTTAAAGAAATTGAAAAATTTTTATCCGGATCTTTATCTGCTCATTATTTATCATCATTTTTTATATCTGTTATAGATGAATATCTTGATGAAAATTCAAAAAATTTAATAAAATTATTAGCTTATAATCAACGGTTTAAAATATGTGGTAATATATTAAAACAATTTCTTAAATTAGAAGCTGATTATCAAAATATTACCATTATTCAATTGACATCAGCATGTGTTTTAAAAAAAGATCAAGTCATTAAAATACGTCTCCTTTTAGAAGAAATATTATCTTCTAAAATTAAATTTATATATAAAATTAATAGTTATATACTTGATGGTATAATTATAAAGATAGATGATCAAATTTTTGATTTTTCTATGCGCAATCATTTACAACAATTATCTTTAGCATTAAATTTTTAAGAGAATAATATATGCAATTAAATTCGACAGAAATTAGTCAATTAATTAAAGAAAGAATTGCTCAATTTGAGGTTTTTAATCAATCTTATAATGAAGGTACTATTATTTCTGTTAACGATGGTATTATAAAAATATATGGTCTTTCCGAAGTCATGTTAGGAGAAATGATTTCTTTGCCTAATAATGAATATGCTATCGCCCTTAATATAGAAAGAGATACAGTTTCTGCCGTAATTATGGGGTCTTATATTCATATTTCTGAAGGTATGAAAGTAAAATGTACAGGAAAAATTTTAGAGGTTCCTGTAGGTGTAAATTTTTTAGGTCGAATTGTTAATTCATTAGGCTCTCCGATTGATGGTAAAGGAATGATAAAATACGATCGTTTTTTACCAGTAGAATGCAGTGCTCCAGGAGTAATTGAACGTCAATCAATTAATCAACCAATACAAACTGGTTACAAAGCTATTGATGCTATGATTCCGATTGGCCGAGGACAGCGGGAATTGATTATTGGAGATCGTCAAACCGGTAAAACTGCGCTTGCAATAGATACTATTATAAATCAAAAAAAATTTAATATTCCATGTATCTATGTTGCTATAGGACAAAAACTTTCTACTATTATCAATGTTGTAAAAAAATTAGAAGAATATGATGCTTTATCAAATACTATTGTTGTTGTTGCTTCTGCTTCTGAACCAGCTTCTTTACAATATTTAGCACCATATTCAGGTTGTGCTATGGGAGAATTTTTTCGTGATCAAGGAAAAGATGCTTTAATTGTTTACGATGATCTTTCTAAACATGCAGTTGCTTACCGTCAAATTTCTTTATTATTACGTCGTCCTCCTGGGAGAGAAGCTTTCCCTGGGGATATATTTTATCTACATTCTCGCTTATTAGAAAGAGCAGCTCGTGTTTCTGAAGAATATATAAAAAATGTTACTCAAGGAAAAGTTATCGGAAAAACAGGATCACTTACAGCTTTTCCAATTATTGAAACACAGTCTGGAGACGTTTCTGCATTTGTTCCGACTAATGTTATTTCTATTACAGATGGTCAGATATTTTTAGAATCTAATCTATTTAATTCAGGTATTCGACCAGCTGTAAACGCTGGTATTTCTGTTTCTCGCGTTGGCAGTGCTGCTCAAACTAAGATTATTAAACAATTATCTTCTGGTATTCGAACGGCGCTAGCTCAATATCATGAACTTGCAGCATTTTCACAATTTGCATCAGATTTAGATCCGACGACACAAAAACAATTAAGCTATGGTCAAAAAATTACAGAGCTTCTTAAACAAAAACAATATCAACCTTTTAGCATATCTGAACAAGCGTTAATATTTTTTATTGTAGAGAATCATTTTCTTGATGACATTTCCGTTGAAACAATTGCTCAATTTGAACAAGATATTTTAATATACGCACATAATAATTATTTAAATTTAATGGTAGAAATAAATCAAAATGGAGATTATAACAATCAAATAAAAGAACAATTTATTCAGTTAATCAAAACATTTAAACACTCTTAGTTTTATAATAATTTATTTTTTCATAAAAACTATTACAAAAAAGAGAAATATTAGTGGGTATAAAAGAAATACAAAATCAAATAACTAGTATTATAAGTACAAAAAAAATTACTAAAGCTATGGAAATGGTTGCTATTTCTAAAATGCGGAAGACGGAAGAACGAATGCGTTCAGGGAGGCCTTATTGCGAAATTATTGAAAAAGTTATTCGTCATATTGTCACAGGTAGTTTAGAATATAAACATAGTTATTTAGAAAATCGAGATATTAAAAGGATTGGTATAATTATTGTTTCAACTGATCGTGGTTTATGTGGTGGTTTAAATACTAATCTTTTTAAACAAGTACTATTAAAAATCAAAGAATTTATGAATATAAATATTCCTTGCGATTTAATATTATTTGGTTTAAAAAGTTTATCTGTATTTAAATTGTATGGAAGTTCTATTCTTGCTCAAATAACTAATATAGGAGAAAATCCAGATTTATCAAAGTTCATCGGATCTATACAAATTATGTTAGAAAAATATCAAAATAATGAAATTGATAAAATATTTGTTGCATATAATAAATTCCATAATAAAATGTCTCAATATCCAGTAATTACACAACTACTTCCTTTATCTCCTGAAAAAAATATATTAAATAAAGAGAAATGGGATTATTTATATGAACCAGAATCTAAACTAATTTTAGATATATTGTTTAATCGATATATTGAATCTCAAATTTATCAAAGTATTTTAGAAAATATTGCAAGCGAACAAGCAGCTCGTATGGTAGCTATGAAAACTGCAGCAGATAATAGTAGTAATCGTATTAAAGAATTACAACTAGTTTATAATAAAGTTCGTCAAGCTAACATTACTCAAGAATTAAATGAGATTATTGCTGGAGCATCAGCAGTATCAGTAGATTAAAATTAGTTAGAGGTATTCATTCAATGATAGCTACTGGAAAAATTATTCAAATTATTGGCGCTGTAGTTGATGTAGAATTTTATCAAAATGCAGTACCAAAAATATATCATGCATTAGAAGTACAAAATCAGACAGTAAAACTAATTTTAGAAGTGCAACAGCAATTAGGATCAGGTATCGTTCGAACAATTGCTATGGGATCTACAAACGGTTTAAAAAGAGGTTTAATTGTTATTAACCTTGGTCACTATATTAAAATACCAGTAGGACAATCTACATTAGGTCGTATAATCAATGTTTTAGGTCAAACAATAGATAATAAAGGGCCATTGAAAAGTATCGATAAAACTCAAATAGAATACTGGGAAATTCATAGATCTCCTCCTAGTTATCAAGAACAAGCAACTTCTCAAGAGATTTTAGAAACAGGTATAAAAGTTATTGATTTGATTTGTCCTTTTGCAAAAGGGGGAAAAGTTGGTTTGTTTGGGGGGGCAGGTGTAGGAAAAACAGTAAATATGATGGAATTAATTAGAAATATTGCAATCGAACATTCTGGTTATTCAGTGTTTACTGGGGTAGGTGAACGTACTCGAGAAGGTAATGATTTTTATTATGAAATGAAAGATTCCAAGGTATTAG encodes the following:
- the mnmG gene encoding tRNA uridine-5-carboxymethylaminomethyl(34) synthesis enzyme MnmG gives rise to the protein MLQSSLKVFDVIIIGGGHAGTEAASASARLGCKTLLLTKNMKDIGVLSCNPAIGGIGKSHLVKEIDALGGIMAKAIDHSGIQFRILNSRKGPAVRSTRAQADRLLYAQNVKKLLYQENHLLILEEEIKDLIVKNYKVIGVLTQNEISFYAKSVVLSTGTFLGGRIHIGKDSYFSGRIGEKASLDLARRLRELPLRVNRLKTGTPPRIDLNTINFNNLLAQYGDTPVPVFSFIGKISNHPAQIPCYITHTNEKTHQIIRENLDKSPIYQGLITGIGPRYCPSIEDKIIRFPNKTAHQIFLEPEGLSSAKIYPNGISTSLPLKIQEKIIKSIKGLEQAKIIEPGYAIEYDFFDPKDLDLTLENKWIKGLFLAGQINGTTGYEEAASQGLLAGLNAGLYALDRQQWFPRRDQAYLGVLIDDLTTQGTNEPYRIFTSRAEHRLILREDNADIRLTEIGRKFGLVDDFRWSCYNSKLFNINSEIKHLKTTKLYPKSSHAVMLKNCFDILLTKEINVFNLFKRPEITYKNLSDLNIFYSKTSDLSVMNHIENEIKYEGYIKRQLKEINKHLKNENTFLPLQYDYKQVKGLSHEAISKLNDYKPVSIGQASRISGITPASISVLLIHLKKEAYKKKLVL
- the atpB gene encoding F0F1 ATP synthase subunit A yields the protein MFLEPISNPQKYISHHLHHLQIDLSSFKIVQSEIVSSHFWILNVDSIIFSFILGCIFISIFYIVAKKITTGVPNKLQACVEIIFDFISSNIKGMFQSDNILIAPLSLTIFIWVFLMNLMDLIPIDFLPLFFETLFQLPAMRIVPSADVNITLSMSLAVFVLILFYSIKIKGYIGFFKELTLQPFNHPVFFIFNFLLEFISLLSKPISLGLRLFGNMYSGEMIFILIASLLPWWSQCFLNVPWAIFHVLIIFLQAFIFMVLTIVYLSIASQSH
- the atpE gene encoding F0F1 ATP synthase subunit C: MNNLNADMLYIAVAIMIGLAAIGAAIGIGILGGKFLEGAARQPDLIPLLRTQFFVVMGLVDAIPMIAVGLGLYMLFAIS
- a CDS encoding F0F1 ATP synthase subunit B; its protein translation is MNLNATIFGQAISFILFVWFCMKYIWPPIMLAIETRQKKIEDTLISSKKIEEEYLLIQKKTNQMIKDSRKKASFIVNEANQQKLLILEEARNKAIQETKKIFLNSKLEINMQVINARQKLKKEIIDLSILMAEKIIKKNMQGDKDKFFINNIVASLSKIKNQYR
- the atpH gene encoding ATP synthase F1 subunit delta produces the protein MSLDTIARPYAKAIFETAIKSNSIIKWKKILILINQIISFKEIEKFLSGSLSAHYLSSFFISVIDEYLDENSKNLIKLLAYNQRFKICGNILKQFLKLEADYQNITIIQLTSACVLKKDQVIKIRLLLEEILSSKIKFIYKINSYILDGIIIKIDDQIFDFSMRNHLQQLSLALNF
- the atpA gene encoding F0F1 ATP synthase subunit alpha, with product MQLNSTEISQLIKERIAQFEVFNQSYNEGTIISVNDGIIKIYGLSEVMLGEMISLPNNEYAIALNIERDTVSAVIMGSYIHISEGMKVKCTGKILEVPVGVNFLGRIVNSLGSPIDGKGMIKYDRFLPVECSAPGVIERQSINQPIQTGYKAIDAMIPIGRGQRELIIGDRQTGKTALAIDTIINQKKFNIPCIYVAIGQKLSTIINVVKKLEEYDALSNTIVVVASASEPASLQYLAPYSGCAMGEFFRDQGKDALIVYDDLSKHAVAYRQISLLLRRPPGREAFPGDIFYLHSRLLERAARVSEEYIKNVTQGKVIGKTGSLTAFPIIETQSGDVSAFVPTNVISITDGQIFLESNLFNSGIRPAVNAGISVSRVGSAAQTKIIKQLSSGIRTALAQYHELAAFSQFASDLDPTTQKQLSYGQKITELLKQKQYQPFSISEQALIFFIVENHFLDDISVETIAQFEQDILIYAHNNYLNLMVEINQNGDYNNQIKEQFIQLIKTFKHS
- the atpG gene encoding F0F1 ATP synthase subunit gamma is translated as MLVGIKEIQNQITSIISTKKITKAMEMVAISKMRKTEERMRSGRPYCEIIEKVIRHIVTGSLEYKHSYLENRDIKRIGIIIVSTDRGLCGGLNTNLFKQVLLKIKEFMNINIPCDLILFGLKSLSVFKLYGSSILAQITNIGENPDLSKFIGSIQIMLEKYQNNEIDKIFVAYNKFHNKMSQYPVITQLLPLSPEKNILNKEKWDYLYEPESKLILDILFNRYIESQIYQSILENIASEQAARMVAMKTAADNSSNRIKELQLVYNKVRQANITQELNEIIAGASAVSVD